In a single window of the Magnolia sinica isolate HGM2019 chromosome 7, MsV1, whole genome shotgun sequence genome:
- the LOC131251232 gene encoding shaggy-related protein kinase NtK-1-like isoform X1 yields MASSSVVPATRLRNTSGNAISMDRLPEEMNDMKIRDDKEMETAVVNGNGKETGHIIMTTIGRRNGQPKQPTHQNLRCVFQKQQMMRVLACWKYLAGA; encoded by the exons ATGGCATCATCTAGTGTGGTGCCTGCGACTAGATTGAGAAACACAAGTGGAAATGCTATTAGCATGGATAGGTTGCCTGAAGAAATGAATGATATGAAGATAAGGGATGACAAG GAAATGGAAACTGCTGTGGTCAATGGAAATGGCAAAGAGACGGGTCATATAATCATGACAACTATTGGGCGTAGAAATGGCCAACCAAAGCAG CCAACTCATCAAAATTTAAGATGTGTATTTCAGAAACAGCAGATGATGAGAGTATTAGCGTGTTGGAAGTACCTAGCTGGTGCATGA
- the LOC131251232 gene encoding shaggy-related protein kinase NtK-1-like isoform X2 gives MASSSVVPATRLRNTSGNAISMDRLPEEMNDMKIRDDKEMETAVVNGNGKETGHIIMTTIGRRNGQPKQMCISETADDESISVLEVPSWCMKAI, from the exons ATGGCATCATCTAGTGTGGTGCCTGCGACTAGATTGAGAAACACAAGTGGAAATGCTATTAGCATGGATAGGTTGCCTGAAGAAATGAATGATATGAAGATAAGGGATGACAAG GAAATGGAAACTGCTGTGGTCAATGGAAATGGCAAAGAGACGGGTCATATAATCATGACAACTATTGGGCGTAGAAATGGCCAACCAAAGCAG ATGTGTATTTCAGAAACAGCAGATGATGAGAGTATTAGCGTGTTGGAAGTACCTAGCTGGTGCATGAAGGCAATATGA
- the LOC131251232 gene encoding shaggy-related protein kinase NtK-1-like isoform X3 → MASSSVVPATRLRNTSGNAISMDRLPEEMNDMKIRDDKEMETAVVNGNGKETGHIIMTTIGRRNGQPKQKQQMMRVLACWKYLAGA, encoded by the exons ATGGCATCATCTAGTGTGGTGCCTGCGACTAGATTGAGAAACACAAGTGGAAATGCTATTAGCATGGATAGGTTGCCTGAAGAAATGAATGATATGAAGATAAGGGATGACAAG GAAATGGAAACTGCTGTGGTCAATGGAAATGGCAAAGAGACGGGTCATATAATCATGACAACTATTGGGCGTAGAAATGGCCAACCAAAGCAG AAACAGCAGATGATGAGAGTATTAGCGTGTTGGAAGTACCTAGCTGGTGCATGA